One segment of Ricinus communis isolate WT05 ecotype wild-type chromosome 8, ASM1957865v1, whole genome shotgun sequence DNA contains the following:
- the LOC8278155 gene encoding uncharacterized protein LOC8278155 isoform X2 yields the protein MGRKAGTLYINPKKFGSLSKPCMKEMISFLNCLSLNHVNDEKCVRQKEQLSACMEAQTSNKRKSLGSINYHLQRLNRGRK from the exons ATGGGTCGGAAAGCTGGTACACTGTACATTAATCCAAAGAAATTTGGATCTCTCTCAAAACCTTGTATGAAGGAAATGATATCATTTCTCAATTGCTTGTCTCTTAACCATGTAAATGATGAGAAGTGTGTTCGACAGAAGGAGCAATTGAGTGCTTGTATGGAAGCTCAG ACTAGCAATAAAAGAAAGTCTTTGGGAAGCATTAATTATCACCTGCAGAGGCTTAACCGAGGAAGAAAGTAA
- the LOC8278155 gene encoding uncharacterized protein LOC8278155 isoform X1, translating to MGRKAGTLYINPKKFGSLSKPCMKEMISFLNCLSLNHVNDEKCVRQKEQLSACMEAQTSNKRKSLGSINYHLQRLNRGRKILRRARSWAICGESRFRPFL from the exons ATGGGTCGGAAAGCTGGTACACTGTACATTAATCCAAAGAAATTTGGATCTCTCTCAAAACCTTGTATGAAGGAAATGATATCATTTCTCAATTGCTTGTCTCTTAACCATGTAAATGATGAGAAGTGTGTTCGACAGAAGGAGCAATTGAGTGCTTGTATGGAAGCTCAG ACTAGCAATAAAAGAAAGTCTTTGGGAAGCATTAATTATCACCTGCAGAGGCTTAACCGAGGAAGAAA GATATTGCGGAGAGCCAGGAGTTGGGCCATTTGTGGAGAATCAAGGTTTAGGCCATTTCTGTGA